Proteins encoded within one genomic window of Candidatus Thiodiazotropha endoloripes:
- a CDS encoding HD domain-containing phosphohydrolase, which produces MPHVLIIDDQSITRMILQELVGSIDADVSSTCFADPTEALDWAKTHEIDLVITDYKMPQMDGIKFIKWLRRIPGCSDVPVMIVTCVEDQSVRYSALESGANDFITKPIDHTECKARCNNMLTMSHQRKMIKDRALLLEQEIRKTTQELHDREQETLMRLAKAGEYRDEDTGNHILRISRYSLLIAKKLRLSQERCDLIAQSAPMHDIGKIGIPDAILLKPGKLTAEEYKIMQRHTLLGYEILKDSLSKYIQTGAIIALNHHEKYNGTGYPNNLNGDKIPLEARIVAVADVFDALVSDRPYKKSWSIEKAIDYISQERGSHFDPDCADAFLSEMQEVEAIHYALRGNLEGTHS; this is translated from the coding sequence ATGCCCCATGTACTTATCATTGATGACCAATCAATAACCCGTATGATTCTTCAAGAATTGGTCGGTTCAATTGATGCAGATGTCTCGTCTACCTGTTTTGCTGATCCAACTGAAGCGTTGGATTGGGCCAAAACCCATGAAATAGACCTCGTGATCACCGATTACAAAATGCCTCAGATGGATGGTATAAAGTTTATAAAGTGGTTAAGGCGTATTCCAGGTTGCAGCGATGTGCCCGTTATGATTGTAACCTGCGTGGAGGATCAGTCTGTTCGCTACTCTGCTCTCGAATCCGGCGCCAACGACTTCATCACCAAACCAATCGATCACACTGAGTGTAAAGCCCGCTGCAACAATATGTTGACCATGAGTCATCAGCGGAAAATGATCAAAGATCGAGCACTTTTACTGGAACAGGAGATACGCAAAACCACCCAGGAGCTTCACGACCGGGAACAGGAAACCCTGATGCGTCTTGCAAAAGCTGGTGAATACCGGGATGAAGATACCGGTAATCATATTTTAAGAATCTCCAGGTATTCTCTACTGATCGCCAAAAAACTGAGATTATCTCAAGAACGATGCGATTTGATTGCCCAGTCAGCTCCTATGCATGATATAGGCAAAATCGGTATACCTGACGCAATCCTGCTCAAACCCGGTAAATTGACCGCGGAAGAGTACAAAATCATGCAACGACACACGCTACTCGGATACGAAATACTCAAAGACAGCTTATCGAAGTATATTCAAACTGGCGCGATCATCGCCCTCAATCATCATGAAAAATACAACGGAACGGGCTATCCGAACAATTTGAACGGCGATAAAATACCTCTTGAAGCCAGAATAGTGGCAGTTGCTGACGTTTTTGATGCCTTGGTCTCAGATAGACCCTATAAAAAAAGCTGGTCAATTGAAAAGGCCATTGACTATATTAGCCAAGAGAGAGGATCCCATTTTGATCCAGACTGCGCAGATGCATTTCTCAGCGAAATGCAGGAAGTGGAGGCGATACACTATGCTCTGCGTGGAAACCTCGAAGGAACGCATTCTTGA
- a CDS encoding DUF1501 domain-containing protein, which translates to MAMHRREFLKSLASLGCIGSVGSLAIPRQATAAAPDFNDYKALVCIFLYGGNDAFNMLIPTSTDANKGYEPYADARGNLAVNNTDLGIAQVTTNSGNLNQGVLGAGQQNPYNQNLNQSTAYTRGIYPLSGKGIDLGVNGVMPELAQLIIDNRTSILANSGTLVRPVTRDEIIDNSAELPVYLFAHNHQQRILQTGQANNLNDIGWAGKIADQWHNINQNSPLGLNISYAGNDRMLIGNSSSPLVLNPGNVPKIHHLSGDSNTNTDRRALFNALAGIEGSTTRLDFGADRTDSVSDPFRTLYNNKEINAVATFDQLKQSWDSLDINYATTGSYGEALFDIPTAQQIGFSQSIRGNLIRQLEAVAKMIHLGASGNLGAEFNRQIFFVELGGFDTHATQASQHPLLLRELSLGLWKFQKAMEELGYADSVTSFTMSDFGRTLSFNGDGTDHAWGSHQLVMGGYGSGESGTLRGGAMIGDLPEMLLSGNDDYSNKGRMIPTLSQDQVNAPLTQWFGVDQSQIPTLFPNIRNFQTGGGIETAFAPIFV; encoded by the coding sequence ATGGCAATGCATCGTCGTGAATTTTTGAAATCACTGGCCAGCCTTGGTTGTATCGGCAGTGTAGGTAGTCTGGCCATTCCCAGGCAGGCCACCGCGGCAGCACCGGATTTCAATGACTATAAAGCCCTGGTTTGCATCTTTCTGTATGGTGGCAATGATGCTTTCAATATGCTGATTCCCACCTCGACAGATGCCAACAAAGGATATGAGCCTTATGCTGACGCCAGGGGAAACCTGGCAGTCAACAACACTGATCTCGGTATTGCCCAGGTAACCACCAATAGTGGCAATCTGAATCAAGGGGTGCTCGGGGCGGGACAACAGAATCCCTACAATCAGAATCTCAATCAGAGCACGGCGTATACTCGGGGTATCTACCCGTTGAGCGGGAAAGGTATTGATCTGGGTGTCAACGGTGTCATGCCGGAACTGGCTCAGTTGATCATCGATAACAGAACCTCAATTTTGGCAAACAGCGGTACCCTTGTCAGACCTGTCACTCGTGATGAAATTATTGATAATAGTGCGGAGCTCCCTGTCTATCTCTTCGCCCACAACCATCAGCAGCGCATTCTGCAAACCGGACAGGCGAATAATCTGAACGATATCGGCTGGGCGGGAAAGATCGCGGATCAGTGGCACAACATCAATCAGAACAGCCCACTGGGCCTGAACATCTCTTATGCCGGTAATGACCGCATGTTGATTGGAAACAGCTCTTCCCCCCTGGTTCTTAATCCAGGTAATGTTCCAAAAATCCATCACTTGAGCGGCGACAGCAACACCAATACCGATCGCCGGGCACTTTTTAACGCCCTGGCAGGTATCGAAGGTTCCACAACAAGACTCGATTTCGGAGCCGACAGAACAGATAGCGTATCAGACCCATTCAGAACGCTTTATAACAACAAGGAGATCAATGCTGTCGCAACCTTTGATCAACTGAAGCAGAGTTGGGACAGTTTGGATATCAACTATGCAACAACCGGCTCCTATGGAGAAGCACTGTTCGATATTCCTACCGCGCAGCAAATTGGCTTTAGCCAGTCAATTCGTGGCAACCTGATCCGCCAACTGGAAGCTGTAGCCAAAATGATTCATCTTGGCGCATCAGGGAATCTGGGTGCGGAGTTCAATCGACAGATCTTTTTTGTTGAACTCGGTGGATTTGATACACACGCCACCCAGGCATCTCAACACCCTCTGCTTCTCAGGGAGTTGAGTCTTGGTCTGTGGAAATTCCAGAAAGCGATGGAGGAACTCGGTTATGCGGATAGTGTCACCAGTTTCACCATGTCTGATTTTGGCCGCACGTTGAGTTTCAACGGTGATGGAACCGACCATGCCTGGGGATCACATCAGCTGGTCATGGGTGGATATGGCAGCGGTGAGTCCGGAACACTCCGTGGTGGAGCGATGATTGGCGATTTACCAGAGATGTTATTGTCAGGCAATGATGACTACAGTAACAAAGGACGGATGATCCCTACCCTCTCCCAGGATCAGGTCAACGCACCACTCACACAATGGTTTGGTGTCGACCAGAGCCAGATCCCAACTCTGTTTCCGAACATCAGGAATTTCCAAACCGGAGGTGGAATCGAAACTGCCTTTGCACCAATCTTTGTGTAG
- a CDS encoding ATPase: MRLSPEQFRNWDRKSVTLMGMSGVGKTRLSNLLRRSDWFHYSGDYRIGTRYLDEAILDTIKEQAMSVPMLRDLLHSDSIFIRSNVTFHNLNPVSTFLGMLGDPELGGLSLTEFKRRQNLHRQAEIAAMYDVPAFMRKAKLIYGYNHFINDVGGSLCELDEPGLLEFIDEHSLILYIRASEKDEQSLIARSVSHPKPLYYREAFLDQQLAEYMEINDVDYVSLIKPNDFTRWVFPKLFRARIPRYESIAAKYGYTVNTHELAQVNSEADFLTLLEQVIERES, from the coding sequence GTGAGATTGAGTCCGGAACAATTCCGTAATTGGGATAGAAAAAGCGTCACCCTGATGGGCATGTCTGGCGTCGGGAAGACACGGCTATCTAATCTGTTGCGGCGAAGTGATTGGTTTCACTACTCCGGAGACTATCGAATCGGTACCCGCTATCTTGATGAGGCTATTCTGGATACCATCAAAGAGCAGGCAATGAGTGTGCCTATGCTTAGAGATCTGCTCCATTCAGATTCGATCTTTATCCGCAGTAATGTCACATTTCATAATCTGAATCCGGTCTCTACCTTTCTCGGTATGTTGGGTGATCCTGAACTTGGTGGGCTCTCGTTGACCGAATTCAAAAGGCGTCAGAACCTGCACAGACAGGCAGAGATTGCAGCCATGTACGATGTGCCTGCATTTATGCGTAAGGCAAAACTAATTTATGGCTATAACCACTTCATAAATGATGTGGGTGGCAGTTTGTGCGAGCTGGATGAACCGGGACTGTTGGAGTTTATTGATGAGCATTCACTCATACTCTATATAAGAGCCAGTGAGAAGGATGAACAGTCATTGATTGCCCGCTCGGTATCACACCCGAAACCACTCTACTACAGGGAAGCTTTTCTCGATCAGCAGTTGGCAGAGTACATGGAAATCAATGATGTGGACTATGTCTCGCTTATCAAACCGAATGACTTTACCCGGTGGGTATTTCCAAAACTGTTCAGAGCCAGAATACCTCGCTATGAATCGATTGCAGCTAAGTATGGTTACACAGTAAACACCCATGAGCTTGCACAAGTTAACAGCGAAGCCGATTTTCTCACGCTTCTGGAACAAGTAATCGAGCGGGAGTCCTGA
- the metA gene encoding homoserine O-succinyltransferase MetA, giving the protein MPLVAHTKLPTFDRLREEGQNVLSPDRATHQHIRELHIGLLNMMPDAAIEATERQFFRLVGEANPIAQFFIHPFTLDVLPRGEKAKAHIDAFYESFEQIKQDGLDALIITGANVTHPDLAQEDFWKPLTEVVDWAHENVTSVLCSCLATHAVVQSHHGKQRTHMGDKLWGVFSHRVKDTSHPLVNDVNTRFDVPHSRFNQISREQFDQAGLKVLAESEDAGVHLAVSSDGLRVVYFQGHPEYDTISLLKEYKREVNLYISGTRSDYPPFPENYFSLRSQAIFDEYHERIDLAKKLGKEIPEFPESLVIDSLDNTWHDTAEAVIGNWIGLVYQVTHRLRNQPFMEGVNPENPLGLK; this is encoded by the coding sequence ATGCCTTTGGTTGCACATACTAAATTACCGACTTTTGATCGTCTTCGAGAGGAGGGTCAGAATGTTCTCTCACCTGACAGGGCGACTCACCAGCATATCAGGGAGTTGCATATCGGTCTGTTGAACATGATGCCCGATGCTGCGATTGAAGCCACAGAGAGGCAGTTTTTTCGTCTGGTAGGAGAGGCGAATCCGATTGCCCAGTTCTTTATTCATCCATTTACCTTGGACGTACTACCCCGTGGTGAAAAAGCAAAAGCGCATATCGATGCTTTCTATGAATCCTTTGAACAGATCAAACAGGATGGGTTGGATGCCTTGATCATTACCGGCGCCAATGTTACCCATCCAGACCTGGCTCAAGAGGACTTCTGGAAACCGCTGACTGAGGTTGTCGACTGGGCCCACGAGAACGTAACTTCAGTGCTTTGTTCCTGTCTTGCGACTCATGCTGTGGTGCAGTCGCATCACGGTAAGCAACGGACTCATATGGGTGATAAACTTTGGGGTGTTTTCAGCCATCGTGTCAAGGATACATCCCACCCACTGGTGAATGATGTCAATACCCGTTTCGATGTGCCACATTCGCGCTTTAACCAAATATCAAGAGAACAATTTGACCAGGCGGGATTGAAGGTGTTGGCCGAGAGCGAAGACGCTGGGGTACACCTGGCGGTCAGTAGTGACGGACTACGAGTGGTCTATTTTCAGGGGCATCCTGAATATGACACAATCAGTTTACTCAAAGAGTATAAGCGTGAGGTCAATCTCTATATTTCAGGGACACGTAGCGACTATCCTCCATTCCCTGAAAACTACTTCAGTCTGAGAAGCCAGGCCATCTTCGACGAGTATCATGAGAGGATCGATTTGGCAAAAAAACTGGGGAAAGAGATCCCCGAGTTTCCTGAGTCACTGGTCATCGACAGCTTGGATAATACCTGGCATGACACTGCGGAAGCGGTTATCGGCAACTGGATAGGCCTGGTTTACCAGGTCACTCACCGGTTAAGAAATCAGCCATTTATGGAAGGCGTCAATCCAGAGAATCCCCTCGGACTGAAATAG
- a CDS encoding response regulator gives MLTYLWSTSTLVNLTTLVLACQFLLLRFIEHYKCLYSSSQIKRSSSIVLDQLYLGLITFAGGSALLLLPLSSVLIFASRFFGRSYLWVGIGTAFTMLTTTLHLALQMELLQTLLLSVLALIPPALVSIRRYGASKEDNQDKEELPTLPELEEEPPEHTESTADRQQFTGQRVKRNIQRILILSRNKSSTTLLTRQLFDWGHETTTCSNSLQAFKHMLSRSQGEVFTPYSFLIVDGENLDIEPLSLARLIKNEPLLDDVRLICIQTSFYNEKYAHRLLRAGYHTLLESPWSKEQLFSIISYDSKTYSSCDNVVSLVKHRTTKQAYTRQKEILLADTPSHERDSLSHALTQAGYNIHLVDNGDQALDALEEHFFDLAIINLQLPIMSGTQVVKLHRFTTPYKQWVPFIFVEDEENPETLNLCQSIGVDICLFKPITPQEVLLSILAALDKGDLQNLTYVSRKTDPIQFKNNKIQDAMLLDHMTLLRLEKLDSGISFINDLFKIFESEGRSILREMERAVAARELGKFLDQAQILLDSAGQLGAVLLYELSQQASKLSAREFEYKGSDLLSELQQTFNLTLHAYAHYLSQRASAIQLEPNSTPSK, from the coding sequence GTGTTGACCTATCTCTGGTCCACATCGACCCTGGTTAACCTCACTACACTGGTATTGGCCTGTCAATTCCTGTTGCTCCGTTTTATTGAGCACTATAAATGCCTCTATTCCTCCAGCCAAATCAAACGCAGTTCATCAATTGTTCTCGATCAGCTCTATCTCGGACTGATCACCTTTGCTGGTGGTTCGGCCCTACTGCTGTTACCTCTCAGCAGTGTATTGATTTTTGCTTCACGCTTTTTTGGCAGATCATATCTTTGGGTAGGAATTGGTACAGCGTTTACAATGCTGACCACCACACTTCATCTGGCACTTCAAATGGAGTTGCTACAGACATTACTACTGAGCGTTCTTGCTCTGATACCCCCTGCCCTTGTCTCCATACGGAGATATGGTGCTTCGAAAGAGGACAACCAGGACAAAGAAGAGTTACCCACATTACCTGAACTTGAAGAGGAGCCCCCGGAACATACTGAATCAACTGCGGATAGACAGCAATTTACCGGTCAGCGAGTGAAACGCAATATTCAGCGCATTTTGATATTATCCCGAAACAAAAGCAGCACGACACTTCTCACCCGTCAACTGTTCGATTGGGGACATGAAACAACAACCTGCAGTAACAGCCTGCAGGCATTCAAACACATGCTCTCTCGTAGTCAGGGTGAGGTCTTTACCCCCTACTCTTTTCTCATTGTTGATGGAGAAAATCTGGATATTGAGCCACTGTCATTGGCACGCCTGATCAAGAATGAACCACTACTTGATGATGTTCGACTGATCTGTATTCAAACATCTTTTTACAATGAGAAGTATGCGCACAGATTGCTACGCGCAGGCTATCACACGCTACTCGAATCCCCATGGAGTAAAGAGCAGCTGTTCAGCATCATCAGTTACGACAGCAAAACATACTCCTCCTGTGATAATGTTGTAAGCTTGGTTAAACACCGTACTACCAAACAGGCCTACACTCGCCAAAAAGAGATATTACTGGCAGATACTCCTTCACATGAGCGTGATTCACTAAGCCACGCCTTGACACAGGCAGGATATAATATTCATTTGGTTGATAATGGTGACCAGGCACTGGATGCACTTGAAGAACACTTTTTTGATTTAGCCATCATCAATCTGCAACTACCTATCATGAGCGGCACTCAGGTAGTCAAGCTTCATCGATTTACCACTCCGTACAAACAGTGGGTACCCTTTATCTTTGTGGAAGATGAAGAGAATCCCGAAACGCTCAATCTCTGTCAAAGCATCGGGGTGGATATCTGTCTGTTTAAGCCGATCACACCGCAAGAGGTACTTCTCTCAATTCTTGCAGCACTCGATAAGGGCGATTTGCAGAATTTGACCTATGTCTCACGTAAAACGGATCCGATACAATTTAAGAACAATAAAATTCAGGATGCCATGCTGCTTGATCATATGACTCTATTGAGACTTGAGAAACTGGACAGCGGCATCTCATTCATCAATGATCTGTTCAAGATATTTGAATCTGAAGGCCGTTCTATTTTACGTGAGATGGAGCGAGCTGTGGCCGCGCGTGAGCTTGGTAAATTTCTTGATCAGGCCCAAATACTCCTGGATAGTGCTGGTCAACTGGGAGCTGTACTACTCTACGAACTCAGTCAACAGGCCTCAAAACTCTCTGCCCGAGAATTTGAATATAAAGGCTCAGATCTGCTAAGTGAATTGCAGCAGACATTCAATCTGACCTTGCATGCTTATGCTCACTATCTATCTCAAAGAGCATCAGCCATTCAATTGGAACCAAACAGCACACCCTCCAAATAG